The genomic stretch GCCACATCATCAATAATGATGATCACTTTATCGTCAAAGTTGATGTCTTCACTCAGGGTAATGGCGCCGGGATTTCTTTTATCCAGGTGGATATGGATCAGCCGGGTATTGATATCACTGATCTGTTGCAGCAGTTGCTGGATATGCAGGGCTATCACGCTGCCGGGCTCATGAATGCCGGCCAGGATCAGCTGCTTTTCGTCTACGTTGTTCTCCAGTATCTCGTAGGCCATACGCTCCAGTTTCTTGTTCGCCGTTGCCTGATCCAGGATATAGTTCTTCGCCATTCGGGTGGTTTTGAGGCCAAATCTACAGAAAAAACACAGAGTTCGGTCATGCCGGATCAATGCTCTCCGGGCCAATACCGTCACCGGCGCATCAGTTTCCGGTAAAGCGGCTTCTCCATTGGCAGGTTGGCCCTAAATCACTTATCTTAGCGGGGCTTAATAACTGCCCATGAGCTACGTGCCACAGATCTTATTTGCTTTACTGGCCGGATTTGCCGTCTGGCTGTTTGCCGGAAATGCCGTGAAAATCCGCAGGAATATCCTGCTGGGGAAGGATGAACCCTATAACGACCAGCCAGTGCACCGCTGGAAGAACCTTCTCCTCCTGGCCCTGGGGCAGAAAAAAATGTTCCGCAACCCGCTGGTAGCCGTTATGCACTTTGTGGTCTATGCCGGCTTTATCATCATCAATATTGAAGTGCTGGAGATCTTCATTGACGGTATTGCCGGTACGCACCGGTTGTTTGCCGGCTGGCTGGGCTCCTTCTACACGTTCCTGATCAATTCCTTCGAATTCCTGGCCGTAGGCGTTACCCTTTTCTGCGCCAGTTTCCTGGTACGCCGGAATATCCTGAAGCTGAAACGTTTTATCAGTCGCGACCTGGACGGCTGGCCCCGCAGCGACGCCAATTATATCCTGATCACGGAGATTGTGCTGATGAGCCTGTTCCTGCTCCTCAACGCCACCGACACCCTGCTGCAGGAACGCGGTTATGGTCACTATGCCGAACACCTCACCGGTAATTTCTTTTTCTCCCAATACCTCCATCCCCTGCTCAACGGACTGAGCAATGAAGGACTGGTAGCGGCGGAAAGGATCTGCTGGTGGCTCCATATTGTGGGCATTTTTGCCTTCCTCAACTACCTGCCCTATTCCAAGCACCTGCATATCCTGCTGGCTTTCCCCAATGCTTATTATGCCCGCCTCTGGCCTGAAGGCAAAATGCGCAATATGCCGGCCATTCAGAATGAAGTGCTGTATGCCATGCAGCCCGAGCTGGCGCCCACCGATGCAGCGCCGCCGGAAAAATTTGGCGCCAAGGACGTGATGGACCTCAGCTGGCGCAACCTGCTGGACGCCTACAGCTGTACGGAATGCGGCCGCTGCAGCACCGCCTGCCCGGCCAATATGACGGGTAAGAAACTATCCCCCCGGAAGATCATGATGGATACCCGCGACCGCCTGGAGGAAGTGGGTAAAAATATTGATACCAATAAAAGTTTTGTTGACGACGGTAAGACCCTGTTGCACGATTATATTTCAGTAGAAGAATTACGCGCCTGCACCACCTGTAACGCCTGTGTGGAAGAATGCCCTGTTAGCATCAGTCCCCTTGAAATTATCCTTGAGCTGCGCCGCTCCCTCATCATGGAGGAAAGCAATGCGCCGCAGGAATGGAATATGATGTTCAGCAACGTAGAGAATAACTTTGCGCCCTGGAAATTCAGTCCCGATGAACGGGATAAATGGGCCGAAGAAATGCAGGCATAGGTACCGCTCCATATCGGAAAATTAAAAACCAAATAACGATGATGGTTACCCTGCCAACGGAATGCCTTATTCCTGAAAAAAAACAGCAGCGCCCTGCTAAATCCTTTTACCAGCGCGCACTCCGTATCCTCCCCATTTGCCTGCTGGCCGCCGCGGGCGCCACAGCACAAAAGCCGCAACAGTTTTCACTGCAATCGCCCGACAAAAGCATTACAGTGAACCTGCTCCTGAATGAGGACATCAGTTACACCGTCACCGCCGATGGTCAGCAACTGGTAGCCCCTTCCCGCATCAGTTTCAGCACCGA from Candidatus Pseudobacter hemicellulosilyticus encodes the following:
- a CDS encoding phosphoribosyltransferase family protein, translated to MAKNYILDQATANKKLERMAYEILENNVDEKQLILAGIHEPGSVIALHIQQLLQQISDINTRLIHIHLDKRNPGAITLSEDINFDDKVIIIIDDVANSGKTLLYAMKPFLQFHPRKIQTLALVDRTHKAYPVKTDYVGLSLATTLQEHIYVETDGKVVTGAYME
- a CDS encoding (Fe-S)-binding protein, whose amino-acid sequence is MSYVPQILFALLAGFAVWLFAGNAVKIRRNILLGKDEPYNDQPVHRWKNLLLLALGQKKMFRNPLVAVMHFVVYAGFIIINIEVLEIFIDGIAGTHRLFAGWLGSFYTFLINSFEFLAVGVTLFCASFLVRRNILKLKRFISRDLDGWPRSDANYILITEIVLMSLFLLLNATDTLLQERGYGHYAEHLTGNFFFSQYLHPLLNGLSNEGLVAAERICWWLHIVGIFAFLNYLPYSKHLHILLAFPNAYYARLWPEGKMRNMPAIQNEVLYAMQPELAPTDAAPPEKFGAKDVMDLSWRNLLDAYSCTECGRCSTACPANMTGKKLSPRKIMMDTRDRLEEVGKNIDTNKSFVDDGKTLLHDYISVEELRACTTCNACVEECPVSISPLEIILELRRSLIMEESNAPQEWNMMFSNVENNFAPWKFSPDERDKWAEEMQA